One stretch of Rhinolophus ferrumequinum isolate MPI-CBG mRhiFer1 chromosome 27, mRhiFer1_v1.p, whole genome shotgun sequence DNA includes these proteins:
- the CCDC185 gene encoding coiled-coil domain-containing protein 185, which produces MKGLGNFSSLPYPDLWEPPPLGGGRASSSSRLRGPRPQTQPAQGSWAGTPDEGSEVAAALSPPHCSPTLRPRRRQSPHNSLRESHCLREMARKPPDRTRKRGTRSRRLEDACGEPRTQPHPLGRSRCRPAWPQQPQLSPQRPQSCQHYPPAQGDSPPPYSTGAYTPPSGTFRAEKGQSGDPWAVPVYRGQDCCSLSSVPTEKSSAPSQAFACVSTQRRDSSDGMELLAGQYSQPSVSRKERQSQRTQILKNKLEEAVTSSRDQKIVALVLTRLKKAQRMRELQQQAAAAWEELKRSDQKVQMTLERERKLLLQQSREQWLQKEQRKTRLSGEQHVGRKQDGHAKNMVQQENQWKAQSEGPETQRQEKLERARPEADHRKHCQVQRQQEQEEKVVRHQREQSSLEVQKKPEQACDKKQLHPTGGQRKVQEANLSSLVNYQARKVLMDCQAKAEELLRKLSLEQSSQWSQEIHQGLIRERHRELREKARMEEEQFQQVKWCAEQLAEQRKVHKQLLVELADQQFQQDRSNVHKNLRDQEQHMQELNILREKNHHILKLKAEKEEKCHVEGIKEAIRKKEQMEELAREKDANFEEFQKISRASRRDNVGANRLFAQLDREAQLRVGQQRGGY; this is translated from the coding sequence ATGAAGGGCTTAGGCAACTTCTCCTCGCTGCCCTACCCAGACCTCTGGGAGCCTCCGCCGCTCGGCGGAGGGCGCGCGTCCTCCTCCTCGCGGCTGCGTGGACCCAGACCCCAGACCCAGCCGGCGCAGGGCTCCTGGGCTGGGACTCCGGACGAGGGGAGTGAGGTTGCCGCGGCCTTGTCACCCCCGCACTGCTCGCCCACCCTGCGGCCTCGCCGGCGCCAGTCACCCCACAACTCACTGCGGGAAAGCCATTGCCTGAGAGAGATGGCCCGGAAGCCCCCAGACCGCACCAGGAAGCGCGGGACCCGCAGCCGGCGCCTGGAAGATGCCTGCGGGGAGCCAAggacccagccccaccctctgGGGAGAAGTAGGTGCAGGCCAGCCTGGCCGCAGCAGCCCCAGCTGTCACCCCAACGGCCCCAGTCCTGCCAACACTACCCCCCAGCCCAGGGAGATTCGCCCCCACCGTATTCCACGGGTGCTTACACGCCCCCGAGTGGAACTTTCAGGGCAGAAAAGGGACAGAGTGGAGACCCATGGGCAGTGCCGGTCTACAGAGGTCAAGATTGCTGTTCCCTGTCCTCAGTCCCCACAGAGAAGTCGTCTGCGCCCTCTCAAGCGTTCGCTTGCGTGTCCACCCAGAGGAGGGACAGTAGTGATGGCATGGAGTTATTAGCCGGCCAGTACTCCCAGCCCTCAGTCTCCAGAAAGGAGAGGCAGAGCCAGCGCACCCAGATCCTCAAGAACAAGCTGGAAGAGGCGGTAACGTCTTCCAGGGACCAGAAGATTGTGGCGCTGGTGCTCACCCGTCTCAAGAAGGCCCAGAGGATGCGGGAGCTGCAGCAGCAGGCGGCTGCAGCCTGGGAGGAGCTGAAGCGCTCGGACCAGAAGGTCCAGATGACACTGGAAAGGGAGCGCAAGCTGCTACTGCAGCAGAGCCGGGAGCAGTGGCTGCAGAAGGAGCAGCGCAAGACTCGCCTGAGCGGGGAGCAGCACGTTGGACGGAAACAGGACGGCCACGCCAAGAACATGGTCCAGCAAGAGAACCAGTGGAAGGCGCAATCAGAGGGCCCGGAGACCCAGCGCCAGGAGAAGCTGGAAAGGGCCCGCCCCGAGGCTGATCACAGGAAGCATTGCCAGGTCCAGCGCCAGCAAGAGCAGGAAGAGAAGGTGGTGCGGCACCAGCGGGAGCAGAGCAGCCTGGAGGTGCAGAAGAAGCCGGAGCAGGCCTGTGACAAGAAGCAGCTGCACCCCACCGGGGGCCAGAGGAAGGTCCAGGAAGCCAATCTCAGCTCCCTAGTCAATTACCAGGCCCGGAAGGTCCTCATGGACTGCCAGGCCAAGGCTGAGGAACTCCTCAGGAAGCTGTCCCTGGAACAGAGTTCCCAGTGGTCCCAAGAGATCCACCAGGGCCTGATTCGGGAGCGTCACCGCGAGCTGAGGGAGAAGGCTCGGATGGAGGAGGAGCAATTCCAGCAAGTCAAGTGGTGTGCGGAGCAGCTGGCAGAGCAGAGGAAGGTGCACAAGCAGCTGTTGGTGGAGCTGGCGGACCAGCAGTTCCAGCAGGACAGGAGCAACGTCCACAAGAACCTCAGGGACCAGGAACAGCACATGCAAGAGCTCAACATCCTGCGGGAGAAGAACCATCACATCCTGAAGCTGAAAGCCGAGAAGGAGGAAAAGTGCCACGTGGAGGGCATCAAGGAAGCCATTAGGAAAAAGGAGCAGATGGAAGAGCTCGCCCGAGAAAAAGATGCCAACTTCGAGGAATTCCAGAAGATTTCCAGGGCCTCCAGGAGGGACAACGTGGGAGCCAACAGACTCTTTGCTCAGCTGGACCGGGAGGCCCAGCTCCGTGTGGGTCAGCAGAGAGGGGGCTACTGA